A part of Caldicellulosiruptor owensensis OL genomic DNA contains:
- the lspA gene encoding signal peptidase II: protein MRKSFVYLIIIMSTIVLDQLTKARAEKFFVDSPVNLLGGILSLTYVQNRGGAFSILEGKRRFFIIVSIILILFLCYMIFKSTKNLYKFSYSLIVGGATGNLFDRIVKGYVVDFIDIKVIPVFNLADFFITCGVFLFIFLILREGGEELFLKKKH, encoded by the coding sequence ATGAGAAAGAGTTTTGTTTACTTGATTATAATTATGTCAACTATTGTATTAGACCAGCTAACAAAGGCAAGAGCAGAAAAATTTTTTGTAGATAGCCCTGTCAATTTACTGGGAGGAATTTTATCACTCACCTATGTACAAAACAGGGGTGGAGCCTTTTCCATCTTAGAGGGGAAAAGAAGATTTTTTATCATCGTTTCAATCATTCTCATTTTGTTTTTGTGTTATATGATATTCAAGTCAACAAAAAATCTTTACAAGTTTTCTTATTCGCTGATAGTGGGAGGAGCAACAGGAAATCTTTTTGATAGGATTGTTAAAGGTTATGTGGTGGATTTTATAGATATAAAGGTAATTCCTGTCTTTAATCTTGCTGATTTCTTTATAACTTGTGGAGTGTTTCTTTTTATATTTTTGATTCTGAGAGAAGGAGGCGAAGAGTTATTTCTGAAGAAAAAACATTGA
- a CDS encoding RluA family pseudouridine synthase encodes MTVEGFDGRLDRYLSEALSKTRSFIQKIIEEGNVWVNQTQVFKPAYKVRNGDIIKVVIPEPKQLSLVAQDIDIDVVYEDEHLAVINKPRGMVVHPGAGNFENTLVNALLHKFSGRLSSINGVIRPGIVHRLDKDTSGLLVVAKTDEAHIKLSEALKSHQIKRIYYAICEGVLKEDSGVVDAPIGRHPVNRLKMAVVPNGKEAVTYFEVLERFDKYTFVKLRLKTGRTHQIRVHMSYIGYPLLGDNTYGRAKNEFGVQGQVLHAGEIEFVHPITSKVLHFSADLPEYFVEILNMLRNRNNK; translated from the coding sequence TTGACAGTTGAAGGTTTTGACGGACGACTGGATAGATATCTTTCTGAGGCTCTTTCTAAGACCCGAAGTTTTATTCAAAAGATAATAGAAGAAGGAAATGTATGGGTAAATCAAACACAAGTTTTTAAACCTGCATATAAAGTCAGGAATGGAGATATAATCAAAGTTGTCATTCCTGAGCCTAAACAGCTATCCCTTGTTGCTCAAGATATAGATATTGATGTTGTGTATGAAGATGAACACTTAGCGGTAATAAACAAACCGCGTGGGATGGTTGTACATCCCGGTGCAGGCAATTTTGAAAATACTCTGGTAAATGCTCTTTTGCACAAGTTCAGTGGAAGACTTAGCAGTATAAACGGGGTTATAAGACCCGGGATTGTCCACAGGCTTGACAAAGATACATCAGGACTTTTAGTTGTTGCTAAAACAGATGAAGCACATATTAAACTTTCTGAAGCATTAAAATCTCATCAAATAAAGAGGATATATTATGCTATATGTGAAGGTGTGTTAAAAGAAGATAGTGGTGTAGTTGATGCACCGATTGGACGGCACCCTGTAAACAGACTAAAAATGGCTGTTGTTCCCAATGGAAAAGAAGCAGTTACTTATTTTGAGGTTTTAGAAAGGTTTGACAAATACACTTTTGTAAAACTCCGATTAAAAACAGGAAGAACTCACCAGATAAGAGTTCATATGTCGTATATAGGTTATCCCTTGCTTGGAGACAATACCTATGGAAGAGCAAAAAATGAATTTGGAGTTCAAGGTCAGGTTCTTCATGCAGGCGAGATTGAGTTTGTTCACCCGATAACTTCAAAAGTGCTGCACTTTTCGGCTGACCTACCAGAGTACTTTGTCGAGATTCTAAATATGCTGAGGAACAGAAACAATAAATAG
- the pyrR gene encoding bifunctional pyr operon transcriptional regulator/uracil phosphoribosyltransferase PyrR, whose amino-acid sequence MEKFKEIMDANQMRRALLRISHEILEKNKGVENLCLVGIQRRGVTLAKRIQENIEKIEGVKLPLGILDITFYRDDLSMLSEHPTVNSTRIDFDINNKKIVLVDDVLFTGRTVRAAIEALMDMGRPKMIQLAVLIDRGHRELPIRADYVGKNVPTSRREIVHVLVDEFDHDNRVIIEQLDREI is encoded by the coding sequence TTGGAAAAATTTAAAGAAATTATGGATGCAAATCAAATGCGAAGGGCTCTGCTCAGGATTTCTCACGAGATACTTGAAAAAAACAAGGGTGTTGAAAATCTTTGTCTTGTTGGAATTCAGCGAAGAGGTGTAACACTTGCAAAAAGGATACAGGAAAACATAGAAAAGATAGAAGGTGTAAAGCTTCCTCTGGGTATTCTTGACATCACATTTTACAGGGACGATTTGAGTATGCTTTCTGAGCATCCGACGGTTAACTCTACAAGGATTGATTTTGATATAAACAACAAGAAGATAGTTTTAGTAGACGATGTTCTTTTTACAGGCAGAACAGTAAGAGCAGCAATTGAAGCTTTGATGGACATGGGAAGACCAAAGATGATTCAGCTTGCAGTGTTAATTGACAGAGGACACAGAGAACTTCCAATTAGGGCTGACTATGTAGGAAAAAATGTTCCAACTTCAAGAAGAGAGATTGTTCACGTACTTGTCGATGAGTTTGACCACGACAACAGAGTAATAATTGAACAGCTTGATAGGGAAATATAA
- the uraA gene encoding uracil permease: protein MNRVVQVEEKLPFLKTLPLSLQHLFAMVGATILVPILVGLSPTVALFTSGVGTIIYILVTKNKVPAYLGSSFAYINPIITVSASLGGKEYALAGCIASGVVYLIVAFLVYLFGTNWIDRLLPPVVVGPVVMIIGLSLARAAAVKSAGLFNEVIKDGQILEVAVNVIKSPVCWVSIFTLLVAVFGSVYFKGFFKVIPVLIGLVSGYLFAYVLDLIGMNTNLLNSFYPNGKYIPFLNYEVIKNAKWLGLPQFTFPKFSLSAILSIAPIAIVTITEHIGHLLVTNNVVGRDFTKNPGLHRSLAGDGLATIAAGFLGGPPNTTYGENIGVMAITKVYSTWVILWAAILAILLSFVQKLGALIQVIPSPVIGGISILLFGVIASSGLRMMIENKVDLSQTRNLVIASVVLIIGVGGTRLKFFNIEFEGMALATFVGIILNLLLPDSKELKVAKAKEALEPNN, encoded by the coding sequence ATGAACAGAGTTGTTCAGGTAGAAGAAAAGCTTCCATTTTTGAAAACTTTGCCTTTGAGTCTTCAACATCTTTTTGCTATGGTTGGTGCAACAATCTTAGTTCCTATTCTGGTAGGACTTAGTCCAACTGTTGCTCTCTTTACAAGTGGTGTTGGGACCATAATATATATTCTTGTAACAAAAAATAAAGTTCCAGCTTATCTTGGTTCGTCTTTTGCATATATAAATCCTATTATCACAGTGTCTGCTTCCCTTGGAGGGAAAGAATATGCCCTTGCTGGATGTATTGCATCAGGTGTTGTATATCTGATTGTAGCGTTTCTTGTCTACCTGTTTGGAACAAACTGGATTGACAGGCTACTGCCACCCGTTGTTGTAGGTCCTGTTGTAATGATTATTGGACTTTCTCTTGCAAGAGCAGCAGCTGTAAAATCAGCAGGACTTTTCAATGAGGTTATAAAAGATGGGCAGATTTTGGAAGTTGCTGTCAACGTTATAAAAAGTCCTGTTTGCTGGGTCTCCATTTTTACATTGCTTGTGGCTGTGTTTGGCTCTGTTTACTTTAAAGGATTTTTTAAAGTCATACCTGTTTTGATTGGACTTGTAAGTGGATATCTTTTTGCATATGTGCTTGACTTGATTGGTATGAACACAAATCTTCTCAATTCATTCTATCCAAATGGCAAGTATATTCCTTTTTTGAATTATGAAGTTATCAAGAATGCAAAGTGGCTTGGACTTCCTCAGTTCACATTCCCTAAGTTTTCACTTTCTGCTATTTTATCAATTGCCCCAATTGCCATAGTTACAATAACAGAACATATTGGACATCTTCTTGTAACAAATAATGTTGTAGGAAGAGACTTTACAAAAAATCCAGGACTCCACAGATCATTAGCAGGAGATGGGCTTGCAACAATTGCTGCAGGTTTTCTTGGAGGTCCTCCTAATACAACATATGGTGAAAATATCGGTGTTATGGCTATAACAAAAGTGTACAGCACATGGGTAATCTTGTGGGCAGCAATTCTGGCAATTCTGCTTTCATTTGTCCAAAAGCTTGGGGCTCTTATTCAAGTAATTCCTTCACCTGTAATTGGAGGAATCAGTATCTTGTTGTTTGGTGTTATTGCTTCATCTGGTTTGAGAATGATGATTGAAAACAAGGTGGACTTGTCCCAAACACGCAACCTTGTAATTGCTTCTGTGGTTTTAATAATTGGTGTTGGTGGAACAAGACTTAAATTTTTTAACATTGAATTTGAAGGAATGGCTCTTGCTACATTTGTTGGAATAATCTTAAATCTTCTTTTACCAGACTCAAAAGAACTCAAAGTGGCAAAGGCAAAAGAAGCTTTAGAACCAAACAATTAA
- a CDS encoding aspartate carbamoyltransferase catalytic subunit, translating to MKHLLGLKELSKEDIIKILNLAKDMKTILKSETKKTPHLQGYSVVTLFYENSTRTRTSFELAAKFMSANTTSISVQTSSVQKGESLLDTVKTLEALKTDVLIVRHSVSGVPHFIAKNCSFSVINAGDGMNEHPTQALLDMFTIRERLGTIEKLKIAIIGDILHSRVARSNIWGLSKFDNQITVFGPQTLIPPYIENFAKVASSLEEAVSGKDVVIDLRIQLERQKRGFITSKQEYYKFYGLNEDIMRYISGSTMIMHPGPVNRGVEISSEVMQLPNSTIEEQVTNGIAVRMAVLYLCTRKEGIYR from the coding sequence TTGAAACATTTGCTTGGGCTAAAAGAGCTTTCAAAAGAGGATATCATAAAAATACTGAATCTTGCAAAAGATATGAAGACAATTTTAAAGAGTGAAACCAAAAAGACTCCACATCTTCAAGGATATTCGGTTGTAACCCTGTTTTATGAAAATAGCACCAGAACACGAACATCGTTTGAACTTGCAGCAAAGTTTATGAGTGCAAATACAACCTCTATATCTGTGCAAACCAGCAGTGTGCAGAAAGGAGAGTCTTTGCTTGATACTGTAAAAACTTTGGAAGCTTTAAAAACAGATGTGCTAATTGTCAGACATTCAGTTTCTGGTGTGCCGCATTTTATTGCTAAAAACTGCTCATTTTCGGTCATAAACGCTGGTGATGGAATGAATGAACATCCAACACAGGCACTACTTGATATGTTCACAATTAGAGAAAGGCTTGGGACAATTGAGAAATTGAAGATAGCAATCATTGGCGATATTCTTCACAGTAGGGTTGCAAGGAGCAACATATGGGGGCTTTCTAAGTTTGATAACCAAATCACAGTGTTTGGACCACAAACGCTAATTCCACCTTATATTGAAAACTTTGCTAAAGTTGCATCCTCTTTGGAAGAGGCAGTCTCAGGAAAAGATGTTGTAATAGATTTGAGGATTCAGCTTGAGAGACAAAAAAGAGGTTTCATAACCTCAAAACAAGAGTATTACAAGTTTTATGGATTAAACGAAGATATAATGAGGTATATTTCAGGCAGCACCATGATAATGCATCCTGGTCCTGTCAACAGGGGAGTTGAAATTTCTTCAGAGGTGATGCAGCTGCCAAATTCTACAATTGAAGAGCAGGTTACAAACGGTATTGCTGTTAGAATGGCAGTTTTATACCTTTGCACTCGCAAGGAGGGAATTTACAGGTGA
- a CDS encoding dihydroorotase: MILIKNAQIVNSIHDKSEKTDILIVDDKIEKIGKNIEENPEKMIIIDASGKYVMPSFTDIHCHLREPGFEYKEDIKSGSRSAAAGGFTTICCMPNTNPPVDNRAMVAYIKYRAREVSPIEVLPVGAITKGLLGEELAEIGFMKDEGAIAISDDGKCVMNANLMRNALLYSKDFSIPVISHCEDTNLSEGGQINLGYVSTITGLRGIPREAESTIVARDILLAKETKAHIHITHVSTKESVELIKMAKEWGVNVTADTCPHYISLTEEEVLGFNTNAKVNPPLRTREDVEALIEGLKEGVIDCISTDHAPHHKDEKNVEFNLAASGTIGFETAFSVLLTYLVEKNRFDIGKIVELLNHNPRKIIGLSPNVIEEGKKANLVIVDLKKRWEVKEENIVSKSKNSAFLGKILTSYVETVIHNGKILKKDGVLNC, from the coding sequence ATGATATTGATAAAAAATGCCCAGATTGTAAATAGTATTCACGACAAAAGTGAAAAAACTGATATATTGATAGTTGATGACAAGATAGAAAAGATTGGTAAAAACATAGAAGAAAATCCGGAGAAGATGATTATAATAGATGCAAGTGGCAAGTATGTAATGCCAAGCTTTACCGATATTCACTGTCATTTGCGAGAACCTGGTTTTGAGTACAAAGAAGACATAAAAAGCGGTAGCAGGTCTGCTGCGGCAGGAGGATTCACAACGATCTGTTGTATGCCAAACACAAACCCTCCTGTAGACAACAGAGCAATGGTAGCGTATATAAAATATCGTGCAAGAGAAGTTTCACCAATTGAGGTTTTACCTGTTGGAGCTATAACAAAAGGACTTTTAGGAGAAGAGCTTGCAGAGATAGGATTTATGAAAGATGAAGGTGCTATTGCTATATCAGATGACGGAAAGTGTGTTATGAACGCTAATCTAATGAGAAATGCTCTTTTGTACTCAAAAGATTTTTCGATACCTGTCATTTCACACTGTGAGGATACAAACTTATCTGAAGGAGGACAGATAAATTTAGGATATGTATCAACAATCACAGGCCTTAGAGGAATTCCACGCGAGGCAGAATCAACAATTGTTGCAAGAGATATTCTTCTTGCAAAAGAGACAAAAGCACATATTCATATAACCCATGTGTCCACCAAAGAATCTGTTGAACTTATAAAAATGGCAAAAGAGTGGGGTGTAAATGTCACGGCTGACACATGCCCGCATTATATAAGCCTTACAGAAGAAGAGGTACTTGGATTTAATACAAACGCAAAAGTAAACCCTCCTTTGAGAACACGAGAGGATGTTGAAGCTTTAATTGAAGGATTAAAAGAAGGTGTGATCGACTGTATATCAACAGACCATGCCCCCCATCATAAAGATGAAAAGAATGTCGAATTTAATCTTGCTGCAAGCGGTACAATTGGATTTGAGACTGCATTTTCTGTGCTGTTGACATACCTTGTTGAGAAAAATAGGTTTGATATTGGGAAAATAGTAGAACTTTTGAACCACAATCCCAGAAAAATAATTGGACTTTCTCCAAATGTTATAGAAGAAGGTAAAAAAGCCAACCTTGTGATTGTTGATTTAAAGAAAAGGTGGGAAGTAAAAGAGGAAAACATTGTGTCAAAGTCAAAAAATAGTGCGTTTTTAGGAAAAATTTTGACTTCTTATGTTGAGACAGTCATACACAATGGAAAGATATTAAAAAAGGATGGTGTTTTAAATTGTTAA
- the pyrF gene encoding orotidine-5'-phosphate decarboxylase, whose protein sequence is MLNFSDRLIDAIKKKNSVLVAGIDTTIENIPDYFIKKFYDNERSEIDNLKTILFEYNRRIIDAVEENVVGIKFQAAFFEQYSYHGFEVLHKLCEYAKNKKLVVIFDGKRNDISSSAKGYSNAYLGETPVFGKKMRFFEFDAITTNPYLGQDGIKPFVEDCERFKKGLFVLVKTSNPSSADIQDVVVEDKKLYEIVAEKVFEWGKNCRGKEGYSDIGAVVGATQPEAGKRIRHILPNSFLLVPGIGVQGGKVEDLKYFVDSNNMGIIVNSSRDIIYAYKNYVHSDFEKSSYLVSKSIKESINAAIS, encoded by the coding sequence TTGTTAAACTTTTCAGACAGATTAATTGATGCTATAAAAAAGAAAAATAGTGTTCTTGTGGCAGGAATTGATACAACCATAGAAAATATACCAGATTATTTTATTAAAAAATTCTATGACAACGAAAGAAGCGAGATTGATAATTTAAAAACTATTTTGTTTGAATACAATCGAAGAATTATTGATGCTGTAGAAGAAAATGTGGTTGGGATAAAGTTTCAGGCAGCATTCTTTGAACAGTATTCTTACCATGGGTTTGAGGTTTTGCATAAACTCTGTGAATATGCAAAAAACAAAAAACTTGTGGTAATCTTTGATGGCAAAAGAAACGACATCTCAAGTTCTGCAAAAGGATACTCAAACGCTTATCTTGGCGAGACACCTGTTTTTGGTAAAAAAATGAGGTTTTTTGAGTTTGATGCAATCACAACAAATCCTTATCTTGGTCAAGACGGTATAAAGCCATTTGTTGAAGACTGTGAGAGATTCAAAAAAGGTCTGTTTGTGCTTGTTAAAACATCTAATCCTTCTTCTGCCGACATTCAAGACGTTGTAGTTGAAGATAAAAAACTCTATGAAATAGTTGCTGAAAAAGTTTTCGAATGGGGAAAAAACTGCAGAGGAAAAGAAGGTTACAGTGATATTGGTGCCGTTGTAGGTGCAACCCAGCCAGAGGCTGGTAAAAGAATAAGGCATATCTTGCCAAATTCTTTCCTTCTTGTACCTGGCATCGGTGTACAGGGAGGAAAAGTAGAAGATTTGAAATATTTTGTGGACAGCAACAACATGGGCATAATAGTAAATTCGTCACGTGATATAATCTATGCATACAAAAACTATGTTCATTCTGATTTTGAAAAGAGTAGCTACTTAGTTTCAAAAAGTATCAAGGAAAGTATAAACGCAGCAATTTCCTAA